In the genome of Notamacropus eugenii isolate mMacEug1 chromosome 5, mMacEug1.pri_v2, whole genome shotgun sequence, one region contains:
- the LOC140504784 gene encoding interferon-induced very large GTPase 1-like codes for MSTPGNNDDEPPQRDPRRRELEEKLRELGLDVQYWAPKLQEYLSLTSAQALQYLKQREIQKLKSQAKHPWEKQALEKLLQLLGAQSSEKMREKYWVTVKERQKRAQSVLKELREMHVSGKNRQELIVREKEEELRQAMEIPPNYWPLPEKPLTEVIENMNRQLSLTEGTLSHREDLPDRELLQRVSGGLALQGIYQTNHPEDLLGKREELLSLPKDFFLLSPAQGTRMETKEFLSSHEESMFTESMEKLGFSVSFLAKGRVWGFNLEASTNDTRSSDPREVHKPCSEHTYSCTTKFCYIPLASCYFSQDQLHLSSSALQELKKLEALLTHSSDTETHLKHRCEAFFQRFGSHVNQGPLHLGGVFWWKAVAEGFRSEELQDVKQQASEALDVYIGGSYSGFGVTATATVNALNFQSQMASHKRSSTNLLARFQMSVYQTGGPQEVDSLPQWKVGLVASNHTWCVIDRGHQLVPVWDIILSNHRQDFQDPLRLTHCLMDIYTALTGQCARIQDGEELLSVMEDARSFVEEVISWEITEPEEKLMKLLDFKQKLREKTGNSNTWINICLKNLVLQQFLVDIVNFCKDFSVHENKFIKSQLRSLLYPHVYQVKDFPQSHSIMQWVFHSAKEQQDIRVTEFADFIQLLQKAKNNLLELNYDTNSLGKMEEAQIKVTYEISSSLSSFLKALKQAGESGTYLLLLSIAAGAGYKEENQTFHHLLGCEEINFLLCEMKEDHEKYHDLKKECDYRAQAFLLLTGLTVTPGPMAVSTQEKMQRLMLMESHMGQSWSKEVLSVLFKARVSHDWETLEKDINFLISGDYEATVNSMQMDQVKKELDSVSQRKKESSEAEPSTTAHKEVIKTPQFVELAKRLGLEHYYPRMMCRHDFHLIHKASVHDSQPDTEKQLPFYFLQKLLMLDYCLRYLTCKSDGDTMCSGALTLTNLEDDTSDPYDDFCDDRITSSLLLSTDPPHIHPMDTQMMIFHCADDFMRQYISNKLSICQFALPLVVPNPCTSVIEFPLWSLSQIKRSWRQVEKLSGEDTVLNFNNQLICQAPIPIVSFIRIVSSASSSKSQILNSLLSKHKHDAFFHRHCRGSSESCLLMRGMVEISWFCPGGRDEDRFERCVAFTNLRGDAKDYEKQFKFLQEIASVTVAIVSASDKSERTVQMVRDLWKSTKPLVYLFDDKEKSLGVDSGQKVRIGIRNRNEAELMDELTSVLNRLLKSSGPFLSLEDCADIARHHGFLVDVDRKECQEAKGKAQSLLAIMEEMKLSEMKERLLPLQGELWHQWCKKDKELCHLREKGNRSLEQHKSEIETEKQIIRQKQLQRAFPLNDLMRSVLEILQSHSEKDNSTELYFLQWLSTFMDNLTRDHLEKLQKRYNQLWSLVLAEKQKGSKNVSLKRHQVELEVVSKEIRDSSLGIEHLLREVGQIYEALEEASSQMDNVFFSLPRIAADLMISGYPLELMDGDASYVPLKWVAAVFDRLIEKIGDQKLFVLSVLGLQSTGKSTLLNAMFGLQFNVSAGRCTRGAYMQLLKVEETLWEELGFGFVLVVDTEGLRAPELSGKSQNRDNELATFVIGLGNLTLINIFGENPSEMQDILQIAVQAFLRMKQVNISPSCLFVHQNVGEITAKDQNMEGRRRLQQRLDEMAAIAAEQEQYSGITCFNDVIRFDVSTHVHYFAHLWEGDPPMAPPNPSYSHNIQELKRGILLAAKKESKGSILKMSEVKVRIHDLWKALVNENFIFSFKNTREIMAMIKLETMYNNWTWNLRSHVLSLQNQLTNQIQNGEIQHLSRSSIEANIAEKYEAIKQELQRYFDEDQENEILIQWKGNFENKLKGLKEELVSDIIRKSSDFLSSRKRQDKLFNKKAEYEKQLLLKSRGVALCLMGKELSEEQLRETFSQLWTKWVCEVSSTSPPAEDPNIDVDLENVFLEYFKQGHNVVGKLQDHSRTKKFFINYEKHVIMKPKLRFFSRSMEESDKNTIGQTTKNIISLVTEKIESKLRMGMDYNKGYFHEILRLVDKNTDCASEEARYTFTNEYKIDLSLYLCHRAVATFWDMYTTFKRAHDPVVYLENKKEDFFMNFKISCQGATSITAFADFLWGKLTTSLLVAIRKKIALDLAGEIRANCPAFNGNRSNLEKHILISLAKEENFENYWQYIQKPELYFKHYIEKEIETYISKENEKLKNFLSNSLDFFKKVILFAIQESTLVAKDQNNSASVWLDSLCNHLGRHLTLPRGDLISIEHQEIVDIEFLKETMSELLDTRIQKVGESCEITSTKKFVPEIQAMLSDHLSGCWKQCPFCKAICTNTARNHSEDHSVPFHRSKAVAGTKWQETDEFSIDFCTTAVASDVLFIPEDGRRIPYKTYRQAGGEYATWNITPDISAQPYWKWFICRFKSQLEERYNLRFKGRRQIPQAWFQITKQDVLNDLNK; via the coding sequence ATGTCTACACCagggaataatgatgatgaacCACCCCAGCGAGACCCAAGAAGAAGAGAACTGGAGGAGAAGCTGAGAGAATTGGGCTTGGATGTCCAGTATTGGGCACCTAAACtgcaggaatacctgagtttgaCTTCTGCCCAAGCTTTACAATACCTAAAACAGAGGGAAATCCAGAAACTAAAATCCCAGGCAAAACATCCTTGGGAGAAGCAGGCATTGGAGAAACTACTTCAGCTGTTGGGTGCCCAGTCCTCAGAGAAGATGCGAGAGAAATACTGGGTAACTGTGaaggagagacaaaagagagCACAGTCAGTTTTGAAGGAATTGAGGGAGATGCATGTATCAGGCAAAAACCGCCAGGAGCTAATtgttagagagaaagaagaggagctGAGGCAGGCCATGGAAATCCCACCTAACTACTGGCCACTTCCTGAGAAACCCCTAACGGAGGTCATAGAAAATATGAACAGACAACTCAGTCTCACAGAAGGGACTCTCTCCCACAGGGAGGATCTTCCTGACAGGGAGCTCCTCCAAAGGGTGTCAGGTGGCCTTGCCCTGCAGGGCATTTATCAAACCAACCACCCTGAGGATCttttggggaagagagaagaactTCTCAGCCTCCCAAAGGACTTCTTTCTGCTCAGCCCAGCACAGGGAACAAGGATGGAAACAAAGGAGTTTCTGTCTTCTCATGAAGAGTCCATGTTTACTGAAAGCATGGAGAAACTGGGCTTCAGTGTGAGCTTCTTGGCTAAGGGTAGAGTTTGGGGATTTAACCTGGAGGCCAGCACCAATGACACTAGATCTTCTGACCCTAGAGAGGTCCATAAGCCATGCTCTGAACATACTTACAGCTGTACCACCAAGTTCTGCTATATCCCACTGGCCTCCTGCTACTTTTCCCAAGACCAGCTCCATCTGTCCAGTTCAGCTCTTCAAGAATTGAAAAAACTGGAGGCACTTCTAACTCACTCCAGTGATACAGAAACCCATCTTAAGCATAGATGTGAGGCATTTTTCCAAAGGTTTGGCTCTCATGTGAACCAGGGTCCATTGCACTTGGGAGGAGTGTTCTGGTGGAAAGCTGTAGCTGAGGGCTTCAGGTCAGAGGAGCTGCAAGATGTGAAGCAACAAGCCTCAGAGGCACTTGATGTGTACATTGGAGGCAGCTACAGTGGATTTGGAGTGACAGCTACAGCCACAGTAAATGCATTGAATTTTCAATCCCAAATGGCTTCTCACAAAAGAAGCTCCACTAACTTGCTAGCAAGATTCCAAATGTCTGTGTACCAAACAGGAGGTCCCCAAGAGGTGGATTCTCTCCCACAATGGAAAGTTGGTCTTGTGGCCAGTAACCACACCTGGTGTGTCATTGACCGAGGTCATCAGCTAGTGCCTGTGTGGGACATAATTCTGTCTAACCACAGACAAGATTTTCAGGATCCTCTTCGATTAACTCACTGCCTAATGGACATTTACACAGCCCTAACTGGCCAATGTGCAAGGATCCAGGATGGAGAGGAGTTATTGAGTGTCATGGAGGATGCCAGGTCTTTTGTAGAAGAAGTGATATCCTGGGAAATCACTGAGCCTGAAGAGAAACTAATGAAACTCCTTGACTTCAAGCAAAAGCTGAGGGAAAAAACTGGGAACTCTAACACCTGGATTAATATCTGTCTCAAAAACTTAGTTCTGCAGCAGTTCTTGGTGGACATTGTCAATTTTTGCAAGGACTTCTCAGTTCATGAAAACAAATTCATTAAATCCCAGTTGCGTAGCCTTCTGTATCCTCATGTCTATCAAGTGAAAGACTTCCCACAGAGTCACTCAATTATGCAGTGGGTTTTCCACTCAGCAAAGGAACAACAGGATATCCGTGTCACAGAGTTTGCTGACTTCATTCAGCTCTTACAGAAGGCAAAGAATAATCTTCTTGAATTAAATTACGACACAAATTCCttaggaaaaatggaagaagcGCAAATAAAGGTTACTTATGAGATCAGTTCATCTCTCAGCTCCTTTCTAAAGGCCCTGAAACAGGCAGGGGAGTCAGGCACATACCTGCTGCTACTTTCCATTGCAGCTGGTGCAGGGTACAAGGAGGAAAACCAAACCTTCCACCATCTCCTAGGATGTGAAGAAATAAATTTCCTGTTATGTGAAATGAAAGAAGACCATGAAAAATACCATGACCTTAAAAAGGAATGTGACTATAGAGCTCAAGCATTCCTATTGCTCACAGGGCTCACAGTAACTCCTGGACCTATGGCTGTGTCTACACAAGAAAAAATGCAACGTTTGATGCTGATGGAATCTCACATGGGACAGTCATGGTCCAAAGAAGTACTTTCTGTCCTCTTCAAAGCAAGGGTCAGTCATGATTGGGAAACTCTGGAGAAAGATATAAATTTCCTCATCAGTGGAGATTATGAAGCTACAGTGAACTCTATGCAGATGGACCAGGTGAAGAAAGAACTGGACAGTgtttctcagagaaagaaagagagctcTGAAGCAGAACCAAGTACCACTGCACACAAGGAAGTGATAAAAACCCCTCAATTTGTAGAGCTAGCCAAGAGACTTGGTCTGGAGCATTACTACCCAAGGATGATGTGCCGTCACGATTTCCATCTGATTCACAAGGCCTCTGTACATGACAGTCAGCCAGATACGGAAAAACAATTGCCATTTTATTTCCTACAGAAGCTGTTGATGCTGGATTACTGCCTGAGATACCTGACCTGTAAAAGTGATGGAGACACAATGTGCAGTGGGGCACTGACTCTGACAAATCTTGAGGATGACACTTCAGATCCTTATGATGATTTTTGTGATGACAGGATCACATCCTCGCTTCTCTTGTCCACAGACCCACCCCACATTCACCCAATGGACACCCAGATGATGATTTTTCACTGTGCTGATGATTTCATGAGACAATACATTTCAAACAAACTTTCCATTTGTCAATTTGCTCTCCCCCTTGTGGTGCCCAATCCCTGCACTTCTGTAATAGAATTCCCCCTGTGGTCTCTCAGCCAAATCAAGAGAAGCTGGAGACAGGTGGAGAAATTATCAGGAGAAGACACAGTCCTTAATTTTAATAACCAACTCATCTGCCAGGCACCCATCCCTATTGTGTCCTTTATAAGAATTGTGAGTTCTGCTTCTTCTTCCAAATCTCAGATTTTGAACTCTCTGCTTAGTAAGCACAAACATGATGCTTTTTTTCACCGTCACTGCCGAGGCAGCAGCGAATCCTGTCTCTTAATGAGAGGGATGGTAgagatctcctggttctgtccaggggggagagatgaggacagatttgaaaggTGTGTGGCCTTCACCAATCTCCGTGGAGATGCCAAAGATTATGAGAAACAGTTCAAATTTCTGCAGGAAATTGCTTCAGTCACAGTGGCCATTGTGTCTGCTTCTGATAAAAGTGAGAGGACTGTCCAAATGGTCCGGGACCTGTGGAAATCAACAAAACCTTTGGTTTATTTGtttgatgacaaagaaaaaagtttaggCGTTGATTCTGGCCAGAAAGTGAGGATTGGGATTAGGAATAGAAATGAGGCTGAATTAATGGATGAACTCACGAGTGTCCTCAATCGCTTGCTGAAGTCTTCAGGTCCTTTCCTCAGTCTGGAAGACTGTGCTGACATTGCTCGGCACCATGGCTTTCTTGTAGATGTGGACAGGAAGGAGTGTCAGGAGGCTAAGGGAAAGGCACAGTCTTTGCTGGCCATCATGGAAGAGATGAAATTGTCTGAAATGAAGGAGAGATTACTGCCCCTTCAAGGAGAGCTTTGGCACCAATGGTGTAAGAAGGACAAGGAGCTTTGTCACCTGAGAGAGAAGGGGAACCGCAGCCTTGAACAGCACAAGAGTGAGATTGAGACAGAAAAGCAAATAATTAGACAAAAACAGCTACAAAGGGCATTTCCTCTCAATGACTTGATGAGATCTGTGCTTGAAATCCTCCAGTCTCACTCAGAGAAAGACAACAGCACTGAGCTGTACTTCCTACAGTGGCTGAGTACATTCATGGACAACCTGACCAGAGATCACCTGGAAAAACTCCAGAAGAGATACAACCAGTTGTGGTCCCTGGTGCTGGCAGAAAAACAAAAGGGATCCAAGAATGTCTCCTTGAAACGCCACCAAGTAGAACTAGAAGTTGTGTCCAAGGAGATCAGGGATTCCTCATTGGGTATTGAACATCTCCTGAGAGAGGTTGGCCAGATCTATGAAGCTTTGGAAGAAGCTTCATCTCAAATGGACAATgtgttcttctcccttcctcgAATTGCTGCTGACCTGATGATCTCTGGGTACCCCCTTGAACTGATGGATGGAGATGCTTCCTATGTACCCCTGAAGTGGGTGGCAGCTGTTTTTGACAGATTGATTGAGAAAATTGGAGACCAAAAgctctttgttctctctgttcTTGGCCTCCAAAGCACAGGGAAGTCTACTCTGCTGAATGCCATGTTTGGCCTACAGTTCAATGTCAGTGCAGGGCGATGCACACGAGGAGCTTACATGCAGTTACTGAAAGTGGAGGAGACACTGTGGGAGGAGCTAGGCTTTGGCTTTGTCCTCGTGGTTGACACAGAAGGACTGAGGGCCCCAGAACTCTCTGGTAAATCACAGAATCGGGACAATGAGTTGGCCACTTTTGTTATTGGACTTGGAAACCTGACCTTGATCAATATATTTGGGGAGAATCCTTCAGAAATGCAAGATATCTTGCAAATTGCTGTCCAGGCCTTTCTGAGAATGAAACAAGTGAACATTTCCCCAAGCTGTCTCTTTGTCCATCAGAATGTAGGAGAAATCACTGCTAAAGATCAAAACATGGAAGGAAGAAGGCGACTACAGCAGAGACTGGATGAAATGGCAGCCATAGCTGCAGAACAGGAACAGTACTCTGGTATTACCTGCTTCAATGATGTCATTCGGTTTGATGTCAGCACTCATGTCCATTACTTTGCTCATCTATGGGAAGGGGATCCTCCAATGGCTCCTCCTAACCCTAGTTATAGTCACAACATCCAGGAACTAAAAAGAGGAATTCTCCTGGCTGCCAAAAAAGAATCCAAAGGCAGTATCCTCAAGATGTCTGAGGTGAAAGTCCGGATCCACGATTTGTGGAAAGCCTTGGTGAATGAAAACTTCATCTTCAGTTTTAAGAATACCCGAGAGATCATGGCCATGATAAAGCTTGAGACAATGTATAACAACTGGACCTGGAATCTAAGAAGTCATGTGCTGAGTTTGCAGAACCAACTGACCAATCAGATTCAGAATGGGGAAATTCAGCATTTGTCAAGAAGTTCTATTGAAGCTAACATTGCAGAAAAATATGAAGCCATCAAGCAAGAGCTTCAAAGATATTTTGATGAAGATCAAGAGAATGAAATCCTTATTCAGTGGAAGGGAAACTTTGAGAACAAACTGAAAGGTCTTAAGGAGGAACTTGTTTCAGATATCATTAGAAAGTCCAGTGATTTCCTTAGTTCCAGGAAACGTCAAGATAAATTGTTTAATAAAAAAGCAGAGTATGAAAAACAGCTGTTGTTAAAAAGCAGAGGTGTGGCTCTGTGCTTAATGGGTAAAGAATTAAGTGAGGAGCAGCTGAGAGAGACATTCAGTCAACTTTGGACAAAGTGGGTCTGTGAAGTATCCTCAACATCGCCTCCTGCTGAAGATCCCAATATTGATGTCGATTTGGAGAATGTCTTTTTGGAATATTTTAAACAAGGGCACAATGTGGTAGGCAAACTTCAAGATCATTCCAGAACAAAAAAGTTTTTCATTAATTATGAGAAACATGTCATAATGAAGCCAAAATTAAGATTTTTCAGCCGCTCCATGGAAGAGAGTGATAAGAACACCATAGGGCAGACTACcaaaaacattatctcattggtCACTGAAAAGATTGAATCTAAGTTAAGAATGGGAATGGATTATAATAAAGGTTACTTCCATGAAATACTGCGGTTGGTTGACAAGAACACTGATTGCGCATCTGAGGAGGCACGGTACACTTTCACAAACGAATATAAAATAGATTTGTCCTTATATTTATGCCATAGAGCTGTTGCTACTTTTTGGGATATGTACACAACATTCAAGAGAGCACATGATCCTGTTGTATATCTAGAAAACAAGAAAGAGGACTTCTTTATGAATTTTAAGATTTCCTGCCAAGGTGCAACTTCTATCACAGCATTTGCTGACTTCCTGTGGGGCAAGCTCACTACTTCCCTACTTGTAGCCATCCGGAAAAAGATAGCCCTTGACCTAGCTGGGGAGATAAGGGCTAACTGCCCTGCCTTCAATGGAAACCGTTCCAATCTGGAGAAACATATTCTCATCTCTCTGGCTAAGGAAGAAAACTTTGAGAATTATTGGCAATACATACAGAAACCAGAATTATATTTTAAGCATTACattgagaaagaaattgaaacatatataagtaaagaaaatgagaaactgaagaaTTTTTTAAGTAATAGCTTGGATTTTTTTAAGAAAGTCATCCTTTTTGCTATTCAGGAATCAACTCTGGTTGCTAAGGACCAAAACAATTCTGCGTCTGTATGGCTAGACTCATTGTGTAATCACCTTGGGCGTCATTTGACCCTTCCAAGAGGAGACTTAATAAGCATTGAACACCAGGAGATAGTGGACATCGAATTCCTCAAGGAAACCATGAGTGAACTCCTGGATACCAGAATCCAAAAGGTAGGAGAGTCCTGTGAAATTACATCTACAAAGAAATTTGTACCTGAGATTCAGGCCATGCTCTCTGATCACTTAAGTGGCTGCTGGAAACAATGTCCCTTTTGCAAAGCAATTTGTACAAATACAGCCAGAAATCATTCTGAAGACCACAGTGTTCCTTTTCATCGTTCTAAGGCTGTCGCAGGTACAAAGTGGCAAGAGACTGATGAGTTTTCAATTGATTTCTGTACCACCGCTGTGGCAAGTGATGTTCTGTTTATCCCTGAGGATGGTAGGAGAATCCCTTACAAGACTTATCGTCAGGCAGGTGGTGAATATGCCACATGGAACATCACTCCAGATATATCtgctcagccatattggaaatgGTTTATATGTCGCTTCAAGTCACAATTAGAAGAACGTTATAATCTCAGATTCAAGGGAAGACGTCAGATTCCTCAGGCATGGTTCCAAATCACCAAGCAAGATGTGCTGAATGACCTGAATAAGTAA